CCACGGCAACCGCCCTCAGCCCACGCCCGCGTCGCGCGGGTTTCGCGTTGGACGACCTTTGCGGCTTCCTGCCGCTGGAGCTCGATCCCGACGCCTGGGTGTCACGGCAATCGTGGCGATCGCCGGCCCATTTGGATCGCCGGCGCATTTGGATCACCGGCCCGCTTGGACCGCCGCCCCGATGGTCGCCACTCCCGCCTCGTCCCGGGGACACCCTTCCAGCCCCAAGCCGCCACGTTTCCGCGGCGACCGACGTGTCGTTGCCGCGCCACGGCCCGGATGCGGGGCTTTCCCTTCTCTTTCTAATAACTTTCAAAAAGCTTTCATTCGCCTGCCGCCAGGGCGACTTTGTTACGACTCAGGTACCTGACAGCTTCATTTCTAGGGAAAACCATAGGCATTCAGCCAAATTACAGGGTTTCATCCCTCCATGGGCTCCATTACCATGCAGCCATTCGCAGACCTGTGAGTTTACTTTCACCGAGCAAACTCAAACCTGAAGCGAAGCAAACGGCTACCTGAACGTTTTTTATCACATGCTGTATTAGGAGCAGACAATCATGCAGCTACGCAACAAACAGGACTTCTGGTCCGGGGTGATGTTCATCGCCCTTGGGCTGGGATTCGCCTGGCAGGCGACCAGCTACCAGATGGGTACCGCTGCGCGCATGGGCCCGGGATACTTTCCCTTCTGGCTTGGAATGGTGCTGGCGCTGTTGGGCGCGATCGTCCTGATCGGCTCGCTGTCGGCCAAGGCCACCGAGACCCACATAGACCGCTTCGACTGGCGCATCGCATTGCTGGTGCTCGGATCGGTGGTGCTTTACGGCGTCATATTGAAGTTCCTGGGCGTCTATATCTCTGTGTTCCTGCTGGTGGTCATCAGCAGCCTGGCCAGCCACGAGTTCAATTGGAAAGTGGCCGCGGCCAACGGTATCTTCCTGGTGGTATTCGTCTACCTGGCCTTCATCAAGGGCCTGGGTCTGATCTTCCCGCTTTGGCCGTCCTTCATTGGCGCGAACTAAGGAGTAAACGGCCATGGAATTGTTTGAACACCTGATGCTGGGCTTTTCCGTTGCGATTTCGCCGGAAAACCTCGCTTATGCCCTGCTCGGCTGCCTGCTGGGCACCCTGATCGGCGTGCTGCCTGGGATCGGCCCCGTGCCGACCATCGCCATGCTGCTGCCCATCACCTACGTCCTGCCGCCGGTGGCGGGCCTGATCATGCTGGCCGGTATCTACTACGGCGCGCAGTATGGCGGCTCGACGACGGCCATCCTGGTGGCGTTGCCGGGAGAAACCTCGGCAGTGGTCACCGTGCTGGACGGGCACCAGATGGCACGCAACGGACGCGCCGGCGCCGCCCTGGCGATTGCCGCGCTCGGATCCTTTTTCGCGGGCTGCGTGGCAACCATGCTGCTGGCCGCCTTCGCGCCCCCGCTGGCCGAAGTCGCCTTCAAGTTCGGTCCGGCGGAGTACTTCTCGCTGATGGTGCTCGGCCTGGTCGGCGCGGTCGTGCTGGCTTCCGGTTCGCTGCCCAAGGCCATCGCGATGATCCTGCTGGGCTTGCTGCTTGGCATGGTCGGCACCGACGTGAACTCCGGCGTGGCGCGCTATGACTTCGGGATCCCGGAGCTGCAGGACGGCATCGACTTCGCCATCGTCGCCATGGGCGTGTTCGGCTTCGCCGAGATCATGACCAACCTGGAGCAGAAGGAAAACCGCGTCGACATCACCGACAAGATCGGCAGCCTGTACCCGAACAAGACCGAGTTCAAGGAAGCCTATCCCGCGGTCCTGCGTGGCACGGCGCTGGGTTCGGCGCTGGGCATCCTTCCCGGCGGCGGCGCGGTGCTGTCCTCGTTCGCGTCCTACACGCTGGAAAAGAAGATCTCGCGCCAACCGAAGCGTTTCGGCAAGGGACATCCGGCTGGCCTGGCCGGCCCGGAATCGGCCAACAACGCCGCCGCGCAGACGTCCTTCATCCCCCTGCTGACGCTGGGCATTCCCGGCAACGCGGTGATGGCGCTGATGGTCGGTGCGATGACCATCCACAACATCCAGCCCGGCCCGCAGGTCATGAGCAGCCACCCCGAGCTGTTCTGGGGCCTGATCGCCTCGATGTGGATCGGCAACCTGATGCTGGTGGTGTTGAACCTTCCGCTGATCGGCCTGTGGGTCAAGCTGCTGAAGGTGCCCTACCGCGTGCTGTTCCCCGCCATCCTGGTGTTCTGCACGATCGGCGTGTATTCCTTGAACTACAACACCTTCGACATCTTCACGACGGCATGCTTCGGGCTGATCGGATATGTCTGGTCCAAGCTCAAGTGCGAAGGCGCGCCGCTGCTGCTGGGCCTGGTGCTGGGACCCATGATGGAAGAAAACTTCCGCCGGGCGCTGCTGCTTTCGCGTGGCGACTTCGGGACCTTCGTCACGCGTCCCTTGTCGGCCAGCCTGCTCGCCGCGGCGATCGCCCTGGTGATCATCGTGGCCCTGCCCTCCATCCGCAAGAAGCGCGAGGAAACCTTCGTCGAAGAAGGCTGATGACCGCCTCGACGCCCCCCCGCGGGGCGTCCTGGCATGCAAAGCGCCCCTCGCGGGCGCTTTTTTTTGCGTCCGATTATTCTGGCACCGTCGACGTTCGCCGGAAAATAGCCGCTTCCCCATCGCCTGGAAGCTTGCCGGCGCCCGCGGGCAACGCTTCAGCGAGGACGAGATTGCCCTTTGGCGACCGCGGTTTCTCCATCGATTCCGGCCCTCGCGCGCGCACGCGCGCGACGGGTCGGCAGGACGCCCGGACGGCATGGTGCAGTGCACACAATCTCTTACGTTAAAGTAGGGGTTTACCCCGTCCTGAATGTCGCTCCCGCTCCCTATGACTTTTGATTGGCAGAATCCCTACAGGACTGCGCGCGCGCCCGTGTTCGCCCGTAATGTCGTCGCGACCTCGCAGCCGCTGGCCGCGCAGGCAGGGCTGCGTGTCCTTGCCGCCGGCGGCAACGCAGTGGATGCCGCCATCGCGGCCGCGGCCACGCTTACCTTGACCGAGCCCGTCAGCAATGGCTTGGGGTCCGACTGCTTCGCGATCGTTTGGGATGGTTCGCGCCTGCATGGCCTGAATGCGTCCGGCCCGGCACCCGCGGCGTGGAATCCCGATTATTTCAAGCGCAAGCACAACGGGACCATTCCCATGCGCGGCTGGGACAGCGTGACGGTGCCCGGGTGCGTCGCGGGCTGGGGCGCGCTGCACGAGAAGCTCGGTTCGATGTCCTTCGAGGACATCCTCGCGCCGGCGATCGACTATGCGGAACGCGGCTTTGCCATCTCGCCCATCGTGCAGCAGAAGTGGGCCGCGCAGGCGGATGTGCTGCAATCGCAGCCCGGCTTCGCCGAACACTTCCTGCCGCGCGGGCGCGCGCCGTCGGTCGGCGAGCACTTCGTGCTGAAGGGCGCCGCCAGCACGCTGCGACGCATCGCGGCTACGGGTGGACGCGATTTCTATGAAGGGGAAACGGCGCACAAGCTGGTGGCGCATGCGCAGGCGCACGATGCCGGCATGACCCTGGCCGACCTGCGCGACCACCGGCCGGAGTGGGTAACCCCGCTGGGACAGAACTATCGCGGTTATACCTTGCACCAGATTCCGCCCAACGGCCAGGGTATCGCCGCCCTGATCGCCTTGGGGATCCTGGAAAATTTCGACGTCGCCGCGCGGCCCGTGGACCATCCGGATACGCAGCATTTGCTGATCGAGGCCATGAAACTGGCCTTCGCCGATGTCTACGCGCATGTGGGCGACGCGCGGCATATGTACGTATCGCCGGAACAGATGCTGGCCCCGGACTACCTGGCGGCGCGTGCCCGGCTGATCGATATGCGGCGCGCGAAGCTGTTCACGACGGGACATGCGCCCACGGGCGGCACAATCTACCTGACGACGGCCGACCGCAATGGCATGATGGTCAGCTTCATCCAGTCCAACTACATGGGCTTCGGTTCGGGCGTGGTCGTTCCCGGCACGGGCGTCAGCCTGCAGAACCGCGGCCACGGCTTCACGCTGGAGCCCGGCCATCCCAACCTGGTGGGCGGCGGCAAGCGTCCC
Above is a genomic segment from Bordetella genomosp. 11 containing:
- a CDS encoding gamma-glutamyltransferase family protein — its product is MTFDWQNPYRTARAPVFARNVVATSQPLAAQAGLRVLAAGGNAVDAAIAAAATLTLTEPVSNGLGSDCFAIVWDGSRLHGLNASGPAPAAWNPDYFKRKHNGTIPMRGWDSVTVPGCVAGWGALHEKLGSMSFEDILAPAIDYAERGFAISPIVQQKWAAQADVLQSQPGFAEHFLPRGRAPSVGEHFVLKGAASTLRRIAATGGRDFYEGETAHKLVAHAQAHDAGMTLADLRDHRPEWVTPLGQNYRGYTLHQIPPNGQGIAALIALGILENFDVAARPVDHPDTQHLLIEAMKLAFADVYAHVGDARHMYVSPEQMLAPDYLAARARLIDMRRAKLFTTGHAPTGGTIYLTTADRNGMMVSFIQSNYMGFGSGVVVPGTGVSLQNRGHGFTLEPGHPNLVGGGKRPFHTIIPGFLMKEGAPVMSFGVMGGNMQPQGHLQTLVRMLDFGQQPQAACDAPRWKWNHGISIDVESEMPQQVLDALRARGHLLEGLEDPYMDFGSGQFIWRLGDPAVDGYVAASDSRRDGLAAGF
- a CDS encoding tripartite tricarboxylate transporter permease, producing MELFEHLMLGFSVAISPENLAYALLGCLLGTLIGVLPGIGPVPTIAMLLPITYVLPPVAGLIMLAGIYYGAQYGGSTTAILVALPGETSAVVTVLDGHQMARNGRAGAALAIAALGSFFAGCVATMLLAAFAPPLAEVAFKFGPAEYFSLMVLGLVGAVVLASGSLPKAIAMILLGLLLGMVGTDVNSGVARYDFGIPELQDGIDFAIVAMGVFGFAEIMTNLEQKENRVDITDKIGSLYPNKTEFKEAYPAVLRGTALGSALGILPGGGAVLSSFASYTLEKKISRQPKRFGKGHPAGLAGPESANNAAAQTSFIPLLTLGIPGNAVMALMVGAMTIHNIQPGPQVMSSHPELFWGLIASMWIGNLMLVVLNLPLIGLWVKLLKVPYRVLFPAILVFCTIGVYSLNYNTFDIFTTACFGLIGYVWSKLKCEGAPLLLGLVLGPMMEENFRRALLLSRGDFGTFVTRPLSASLLAAAIALVIIVALPSIRKKREETFVEEG
- a CDS encoding tripartite tricarboxylate transporter TctB family protein, producing the protein MQLRNKQDFWSGVMFIALGLGFAWQATSYQMGTAARMGPGYFPFWLGMVLALLGAIVLIGSLSAKATETHIDRFDWRIALLVLGSVVLYGVILKFLGVYISVFLLVVISSLASHEFNWKVAAANGIFLVVFVYLAFIKGLGLIFPLWPSFIGAN